One genomic region from Bacillus sp. SLBN-46 encodes:
- a CDS encoding acyltransferase family protein, with translation MKRQYHLDWIRVLATLAVFIYHCFMFFNPWPWHVKNNETDPTYITAVSLFMSSWLMPIFFTVSGMSSYYALQKRSVHEYVKERLARLGVPLLFGVMILSPPQVYMERVSHGQFSGSFFSWFPQYFDGVYLDIGGTGNFAFVGLHLWYLLILMIFSIFTVPLLLKKKPSIMKELKSYQLYLMTIPLMIVSTFVDVVRLGGWDITFYLVLFLFGYFILTKESFKKVIEKLLPINLVISVCTTIFFVYGFFSDMPSTGFIATMVFASIKSLNCWMWILVIFAVAKRHLSFSNKWLTYSSQASMPFYVLHQPVIVTLGFFIANKAWSIPVKLIFLMVVAFFIIMFIYHIIISKVSILRILFGIKGDNKPKSSPDVKIVGS, from the coding sequence ATGAAAAGACAGTACCATCTCGATTGGATCCGTGTGCTTGCAACACTAGCCGTTTTCATTTATCACTGTTTCATGTTTTTTAATCCCTGGCCTTGGCATGTAAAAAATAATGAGACCGACCCAACCTATATTACAGCGGTCTCTTTGTTTATGAGTTCTTGGTTGATGCCGATTTTTTTCACAGTATCGGGGATGAGCTCCTATTATGCCCTCCAGAAAAGGTCTGTCCACGAATATGTGAAGGAACGACTTGCTAGGTTAGGGGTACCGCTTTTGTTTGGTGTTATGATACTATCGCCTCCACAGGTATATATGGAACGCGTGAGTCATGGGCAGTTTTCCGGATCCTTTTTTTCGTGGTTTCCGCAGTATTTTGATGGAGTTTATTTAGATATTGGAGGAACGGGAAATTTTGCTTTTGTAGGTCTGCATTTATGGTATTTGTTAATACTTATGATATTTAGCATTTTTACGGTTCCACTTTTACTTAAAAAGAAACCGTCTATTATGAAAGAATTAAAATCCTACCAATTATATCTGATGACTATTCCTTTAATGATTGTATCCACTTTTGTTGATGTTGTTCGTCTAGGAGGTTGGGACATTACTTTCTATTTGGTCTTATTTTTATTTGGTTATTTTATTCTTACAAAAGAATCTTTCAAAAAGGTGATTGAAAAATTACTTCCTATCAATCTCGTTATTTCAGTTTGTACAACCATCTTTTTTGTATATGGATTCTTTTCAGATATGCCTTCAACTGGTTTTATTGCAACAATGGTTTTTGCATCCATTAAGTCACTGAATTGTTGGATGTGGATTCTTGTCATTTTTGCTGTTGCCAAAAGGCATTTATCTTTTTCAAATAAATGGTTAACATACAGTTCACAAGCATCCATGCCGTTCTATGTTCTCCATCAGCCGGTTATTGTTACTTTAGGATTTTTTATCGCTAATAAGGCATGGTCCATTCCTGTAAAACTCATCTTTTTAATGGTTGTTGCTTTTTTTATCATTATGTTTATTTATCATATAATCATTTCCAAGGTATCCATTTTACGAATCCTGTTTGGTATCAAAGGGGATAATAAACCAAAGTCTAGCCCAGATGTTAAAATAGTTGGTTCTTAA
- a CDS encoding YbaK/EbsC family protein — translation MSLESVKNHFKQWNRDIDIMEFDTSSATVEQAAETIGVIPARIAKTLSFRGSEENAILIVAAGDAKIDNKKFRAKFGFKPRMLSPDEVLEQTGHVIGGVCPFGLNKELDVYLDVSMKRFDTLFPACGSTNSAIELTKEELYDYSFAKDWVDVCKEWNEEQLNESETVTSEVR, via the coding sequence ATGTCTTTAGAAAGTGTAAAAAATCATTTTAAACAATGGAATCGCGATATTGATATAATGGAATTTGACACCTCAAGTGCAACTGTTGAGCAGGCAGCCGAGACAATTGGAGTGATACCTGCACGAATTGCCAAAACTTTATCCTTTAGGGGATCGGAGGAAAATGCGATCTTAATTGTTGCTGCTGGGGATGCAAAAATTGATAATAAAAAATTTCGTGCTAAATTTGGCTTCAAACCCCGAATGCTTTCGCCAGATGAGGTTTTGGAGCAAACGGGTCATGTCATTGGTGGTGTCTGTCCGTTTGGTTTAAATAAAGAATTAGATGTATACCTTGATGTATCAATGAAACGATTTGATACCCTTTTCCCAGCATGCGGAAGCACCAATTCAGCGATTGAATTAACGAAAGAAGAGTTATACGATTATTCTTTTGCCAAGGACTGGGTAGATGTTTGTAAAGAGTGGAATGAGGAGCAGTTGAATGAAAGTGAAACTGTCACAAGTGAAGTACGATAA
- a CDS encoding zinc-binding dehydrogenase codes for MKSIIVPEFGAPEVMQYVEVETPKISPSQVLIRVEKTSVNYADVKSRYGNKGKENFPFIPGLDASGVIVEVGADVNHLQPGQRVIAFPANGSYAEFVVAEGILTYEIPDSMDFTTAAACPTVSILSYKLLADIARIEQGETILIHSAAGGVGTTAIQLAKLLGASKIIGTVGDENKASVAIKAGADHVICYTNDDFSRKVNELTDNQGVDIVLDSIAGEITGQSLTCLAPYGRLVQFGNSSGAVGSFKTSDLHSSCRSVLGFSLGTTRKKRPKTLQSTAKEVLKLFSEGKLKMEVGHHYPLEAAITAHKLIESRLSTGKIILDVRDSLS; via the coding sequence ATGAAGTCAATTATCGTCCCTGAATTTGGGGCACCAGAGGTTATGCAGTATGTAGAGGTTGAGACACCAAAAATAAGTCCTAGCCAGGTGTTAATTAGAGTAGAAAAAACGAGTGTGAATTATGCAGATGTGAAATCTAGGTATGGTAATAAAGGAAAAGAGAACTTCCCTTTTATTCCTGGACTTGATGCATCGGGTGTGATTGTGGAGGTTGGGGCAGATGTAAATCATTTACAACCTGGGCAAAGAGTCATAGCATTTCCAGCTAATGGGTCTTACGCAGAATTTGTAGTCGCGGAAGGTATTCTTACATACGAAATCCCCGATTCAATGGATTTTACCACTGCCGCTGCCTGTCCCACTGTTTCTATCCTTTCTTATAAACTATTAGCCGATATTGCACGGATCGAACAGGGGGAAACCATCCTCATTCATTCCGCTGCAGGTGGAGTGGGAACTACAGCTATTCAGCTAGCAAAACTGCTAGGTGCGAGTAAAATTATCGGAACGGTCGGTGACGAAAATAAAGCGTCTGTTGCCATTAAGGCTGGTGCAGATCATGTTATTTGCTATACCAACGATGATTTTTCACGTAAAGTAAATGAATTAACAGATAATCAAGGCGTAGATATTGTCCTCGATTCCATTGCTGGTGAGATAACAGGGCAAAGTCTAACCTGTCTTGCACCATATGGTAGGTTGGTTCAATTTGGGAATTCAAGTGGGGCAGTTGGAAGCTTTAAAACCAGTGATCTGCACTCTAGCTGTCGGTCAGTACTAGGCTTTAGCTTAGGAACGACAAGAAAAAAACGACCAAAGACCTTACAGTCCACAGCCAAGGAAGTGCTCAAATTGTTTAGTGAAGGAAAATTAAAAATGGAGGTTGGTCATCACTATCCCTTGGAGGCTGCTATTACTGCTCACAAGCTAATTGAAAGTAGACTAAGTACTGGAAAAATCATATTAGATGTAAGAGATTCTCTATCTTAA
- a CDS encoding EamA family transporter: protein MNSRSVILAYPRAKGMILVIMAATFWGVSGTVAQYLFHQQGFSTSWLVVTRLIFSGVGLLWFSQTVGKQNIWTIWKNKQDVVKLIVFGILGMFGVQFTYFAAIEHANAATATVLQYLAPVIIAGYISIRGKKLPAKHEGIAIIFALLGTFLLVTQGNMHSLSITVPALFWGILSAFSLAFYTLYPRDLLSRWGSLITVGWGMTVGGISFSFIHPPWVFQGTWSFPSFLAVIFVVIFGTLIAFFCYMESMKYIKASEASLLACVEPLSAAFLAVAWLHVSFGAAEWIGSFLIIATIFILSAVKK, encoded by the coding sequence ATGAATTCGCGCAGTGTCATCTTGGCGTATCCAAGGGCAAAAGGGATGATATTAGTTATAATGGCAGCTACCTTTTGGGGCGTCTCCGGGACGGTTGCCCAATACTTATTTCATCAACAAGGCTTCAGTACCAGTTGGCTTGTCGTAACTCGATTGATTTTTTCAGGAGTGGGGTTACTCTGGTTTTCTCAAACGGTTGGAAAGCAAAATATCTGGACAATTTGGAAAAACAAACAAGATGTTGTTAAGCTTATCGTTTTTGGCATCTTGGGGATGTTTGGTGTTCAATTTACCTATTTTGCAGCTATTGAACATGCAAATGCAGCAACTGCCACTGTCTTGCAATACCTTGCACCTGTAATTATTGCTGGATATATAAGCATCCGGGGGAAAAAGCTACCTGCTAAACATGAAGGGATTGCGATAATTTTTGCTCTGTTGGGAACATTTCTTCTAGTTACTCAAGGAAATATGCATTCACTATCCATAACGGTTCCGGCTTTATTTTGGGGAATCTTGTCTGCTTTTTCACTTGCTTTCTATACACTTTATCCGAGAGATTTATTATCAAGGTGGGGTTCATTAATCACGGTTGGCTGGGGCATGACAGTGGGAGGAATTAGCTTTAGCTTTATTCATCCGCCATGGGTGTTTCAAGGAACCTGGAGCTTTCCTTCTTTTTTAGCCGTTATTTTTGTAGTCATTTTTGGCACGTTAATTGCCTTCTTCTGCTATATGGAAAGTATGAAATACATAAAGGCATCTGAGGCTAGTCTTTTAGCCTGTGTGGAACCATTATCAGCCGCCTTTTTAGCAGTTGCCTGGCTCCATGTTTCCTTTGGGGCAGCAGAATGGATTGGTTCATTTTTGATTATCGCCACGATATTTATCCTGTCAGCTGTAAAAAAATAA
- a CDS encoding YebC/PmpR family DNA-binding transcriptional regulator encodes MGRKWNNIKEKKASKDANTSRIYAKFGVEIYVAAKQGEPNPESNQSLRFVLERAKTYNVPKHIIDRAIDKAKGGSEESYTELRYEGFGPNGSMVIVDALTNNVNRTASDVRAAFGKNGGNMGVSGSVAYMFDATAVIGVEGKSSDDVLELLMEADVDVRDIIEEEDSVIVYAEPDQFHAVQEAFRNAGITEFTVAELTMLAQNDVTLPEDAQAKFEKMIDALEDLDDVQQVYHNVDLGE; translated from the coding sequence ATGGGTCGTAAGTGGAACAATATTAAAGAAAAGAAAGCGTCAAAAGATGCAAATACGAGTCGTATCTATGCAAAATTTGGTGTGGAAATCTATGTAGCTGCGAAGCAAGGGGAGCCAAATCCAGAATCAAATCAGTCATTACGATTTGTACTTGAGCGGGCTAAAACCTACAATGTACCGAAACACATTATCGACCGTGCGATTGATAAAGCAAAAGGTGGTTCTGAAGAAAGCTATACTGAACTTCGTTATGAGGGCTTTGGACCAAACGGATCCATGGTCATTGTTGATGCCTTAACTAATAACGTAAACCGTACTGCTTCTGACGTCCGTGCTGCATTTGGTAAAAATGGCGGGAACATGGGTGTCAGTGGTTCTGTTGCCTATATGTTTGATGCTACTGCTGTTATCGGTGTCGAAGGTAAGTCCTCTGATGATGTGCTTGAACTTTTAATGGAAGCAGACGTAGACGTCCGTGACATTATCGAAGAAGAAGATTCTGTCATTGTTTATGCTGAACCAGATCAGTTCCATGCAGTTCAAGAAGCATTTAGAAATGCTGGAATTACGGAGTTTACTGTGGCTGAGCTTACTATGCTTGCACAAAATGATGTAACCCTTCCTGAAGATGCGCAAGCTAAATTTGAAAAAATGATTGATGCACTTGAAGATTTAGATGATGTTCAACAAGTGTACCACAATGTGGACTTAGGCGAATAA
- the ilvA gene encoding threonine ammonia-lyase IlvA: MNQQVDKKAFNVEDIIIASHTIKDVISPTPLQYNHLLSERYDCHVYLKREDLQSVRSFKIRGAYNRIKKLSGEELQNGIICASAGNHAQGVAYSCHLLKINGKIFMPSTTPKQKVNQVKFWGKDSVEIVLVGDTFDDAYEKAIECSRNENRTFIHPFDDYDVIAGQGTVAVELLNDCPEKIDYLFAAIGGGGLLAGVGTYLRHYSPQTQLIGVEPQGAPGMKESILKGEVTKLQEIDPFVDGAAVKTVGTKTFTICKEIVDDITVVPEGKVCTTLLSLYNENAIVVEPTGALSVAALDTYADQIKGKTVVCIVSGGNNDIGRMQEIKERSKLYEGLQHYFIVQFPQRPGALREFLFDVLGPNDDISHFEYTKKNNRETGPALVGIELKDKEDYFPLIERIKTKGFFYREVNKDSTLFQMLV; encoded by the coding sequence ATGAATCAACAGGTCGATAAAAAAGCGTTTAATGTGGAGGACATCATTATTGCCAGTCATACCATCAAGGATGTGATTTCACCAACTCCATTGCAATATAATCATTTACTTTCTGAGCGGTATGACTGCCATGTGTATTTAAAGCGGGAAGATTTACAAAGTGTCCGCTCATTTAAAATTCGTGGCGCATATAACCGTATTAAAAAATTGAGTGGGGAAGAACTTCAAAACGGGATTATTTGTGCAAGTGCAGGAAATCATGCACAGGGTGTTGCTTACTCCTGCCATCTGTTAAAAATCAACGGAAAAATCTTTATGCCGAGTACGACGCCTAAGCAGAAGGTGAACCAGGTAAAGTTTTGGGGAAAGGATAGTGTGGAGATTGTCCTTGTGGGGGATACCTTTGATGATGCTTATGAAAAAGCTATAGAATGTAGCCGGAATGAGAACCGTACATTTATTCACCCTTTTGATGATTATGATGTGATTGCCGGTCAAGGAACCGTTGCTGTTGAATTGTTAAATGATTGTCCTGAAAAGATTGATTATCTGTTTGCGGCAATCGGTGGCGGTGGCCTCCTTGCCGGAGTGGGTACGTACTTAAGACACTACTCCCCTCAAACACAATTAATCGGCGTCGAACCTCAAGGTGCACCAGGGATGAAGGAATCCATTTTAAAGGGAGAAGTAACGAAGCTCCAAGAAATTGATCCATTTGTCGATGGTGCTGCAGTAAAAACAGTTGGTACAAAAACTTTTACTATTTGTAAGGAAATTGTGGACGATATTACGGTCGTTCCAGAAGGTAAGGTGTGTACGACGCTTTTGTCCCTCTATAATGAAAATGCCATTGTCGTTGAACCAACCGGTGCGCTTTCCGTTGCAGCTCTAGATACATATGCAGATCAAATAAAGGGGAAAACAGTGGTTTGTATCGTAAGTGGCGGCAACAATGATATTGGCAGGATGCAGGAAATTAAAGAGCGCTCAAAGCTATACGAAGGACTGCAGCATTATTTTATTGTTCAGTTTCCACAGCGCCCTGGTGCCCTACGGGAATTCCTATTTGATGTACTTGGACCGAATGACGATATCAGCCATTTTGAGTATACGAAAAAGAACAATAGGGAAACTGGACCTGCCTTGGTAGGGATTGAACTGAAGGATAAAGAAGATTACTTCCCATTAATTGAACGGATTAAAACAAAAGGCTTCTTCTATAGAGAAGTTAATAAAGATAGTACGTTGTTTCAGATGCTGGTATAG
- a CDS encoding gamma carbonic anhydrase family protein, whose translation MMIPYNGVSPTVHASVFVAPGAYIIGNVQIGKESTVWFNAVLRGDDGPIIVGERCSIQDNSTIHLYEGFPVIIEDDVTVGHNVILHGCKIGKRSIIGMGSTLLDNVEVGEECIIGANTLLAGGIKIPPRSLVLGSPGKVVRELTEKDLQMLQMSSEHYVQKGKEFREILK comes from the coding sequence ATGATGATCCCGTATAATGGAGTTTCTCCTACTGTTCATGCTTCTGTCTTTGTTGCACCTGGAGCGTATATCATTGGGAATGTTCAGATTGGAAAAGAATCAACGGTTTGGTTTAATGCTGTACTTAGGGGGGATGATGGACCAATTATCGTTGGAGAGAGATGCAGTATCCAAGACAACTCGACCATTCACCTGTACGAGGGGTTCCCAGTTATCATTGAAGATGATGTAACGGTTGGTCACAACGTTATTTTACATGGATGTAAAATTGGGAAACGTTCGATAATAGGAATGGGTTCCACGTTATTGGACAACGTCGAGGTTGGCGAAGAATGTATAATTGGAGCCAATACTTTGCTCGCAGGAGGAATTAAAATACCGCCCCGCTCCCTCGTTCTAGGATCGCCAGGTAAAGTCGTCAGAGAACTAACAGAAAAGGACCTGCAGATGCTGCAAATGTCCAGTGAACACTATGTTCAAAAAGGGAAAGAGTTTAGGGAGATACTTAAATAA
- the ltrA gene encoding group II intron reverse transcriptase/maturase, which produces MNQELKFKWHSVYGQILFDRKLKTAWEKVKSNNGAGGIDGETVTSYASNEEKNLKQLLQKLRLKEYTPSPVRRKYIPKKNGKLRPLGIPNIEDRIVQQAVVNVLEPKCEELIFHKWSCGYRPNLGAKRVMQIITWNIESGYNYIYDCDIKGFFDNIPHKKLMKILNKYIADGTILDLIWKWLKAGYMEEGKYHKVDSGTPQGGVISPLLANLFLNELDWELETHGIHFVRYADDFLLFAKTKEEIVRAESITKQKLAELGLEISIEKTKIVDFNHDDFDFLGFTFEHWRKRKRDGKPYYIAKPKDSTWKDFRQKIKDKTMKSLTFSKEMWVERVNQVIRGKVNYFLTLWNAINENKKYGREFSCFFNVFRDNLLAIDSYIRRRLRVAMIHDHPSQNKGHKMKTKWGIEFFARIGLVPAFQYYYGKQYGHTIEDYIQYMKVKQEKKYKRKLQRAKERGEVYFTAKRVQMINCAQGKTRYSM; this is translated from the coding sequence TTGAATCAAGAACTAAAGTTCAAATGGCACAGTGTATATGGACAAATTCTCTTCGATAGAAAGCTAAAAACAGCTTGGGAAAAGGTTAAGAGCAATAATGGGGCTGGAGGTATAGATGGAGAAACAGTCACAAGTTACGCAAGTAACGAAGAAAAGAATCTCAAGCAGTTACTCCAGAAATTAAGACTTAAAGAGTACACCCCGTCACCAGTACGAAGAAAATATATTCCCAAAAAGAACGGAAAACTTCGTCCACTGGGGATACCAAATATTGAAGACCGTATCGTTCAGCAAGCTGTGGTTAATGTACTTGAACCTAAATGTGAAGAACTCATTTTCCATAAATGGTCATGCGGCTATCGTCCAAATCTTGGAGCTAAAAGAGTAATGCAAATCATTACTTGGAATATCGAGAGTGGTTACAATTATATTTACGATTGTGATATTAAGGGATTCTTTGACAATATTCCTCATAAAAAGTTAATGAAGATACTTAATAAATATATAGCTGATGGAACTATACTCGATCTAATTTGGAAATGGCTTAAAGCGGGCTACATGGAAGAAGGAAAGTATCACAAAGTAGACTCAGGAACCCCGCAAGGGGGTGTGATTTCACCATTACTTGCGAATCTCTTTCTAAATGAACTTGATTGGGAACTTGAAACCCATGGAATTCACTTCGTCAGATATGCCGATGATTTCCTCTTATTTGCCAAAACAAAAGAGGAAATTGTGCGTGCAGAATCAATAACAAAACAAAAGCTAGCTGAATTAGGGCTTGAGATCTCCATCGAGAAAACGAAAATCGTCGATTTTAACCATGATGATTTTGATTTCCTTGGATTCACTTTTGAGCACTGGAGGAAAAGGAAGAGAGATGGAAAACCATACTACATAGCTAAACCAAAGGATTCTACATGGAAAGACTTTCGCCAAAAGATAAAGGATAAAACAATGAAATCCCTAACTTTTAGCAAAGAAATGTGGGTTGAACGTGTGAATCAAGTAATACGGGGAAAAGTAAATTACTTTTTAACACTTTGGAATGCGATAAACGAGAATAAAAAGTATGGAAGAGAATTTTCATGTTTCTTCAACGTTTTCAGAGATAACTTATTAGCCATAGATAGCTATATAAGAAGAAGACTAAGAGTAGCAATGATACATGACCATCCAAGTCAAAACAAAGGGCATAAGATGAAAACAAAATGGGGAATAGAGTTCTTTGCGAGGATTGGATTAGTTCCAGCATTTCAATATTATTATGGAAAGCAATATGGACATACCATTGAGGACTACATTCAGTACATGAAGGTAAAACAAGAAAAGAAATATAAAAGAAAACTACAAAGAGCCAAAGAACGTGGAGAGGTTTACTTCACAGCCAAAAGAGTCCAAATGATTAACTGTGCACAGGGTAAAACAAGGTATTCAATGTAA